The Oncorhynchus gorbuscha isolate QuinsamMale2020 ecotype Even-year linkage group LG06, OgorEven_v1.0, whole genome shotgun sequence sequence acatcttggccatgttctgttataatccccacccggcacagccagaagaggactggccacccttcatagcttggttcctctctaggtttcttcctaggttttggcctttctatggagtttttcctagccaccgtgcttctacacctgcattgcttgctgttttgggtttttaggctgggcttctgtacagcactttgagatgtcagctgatatacgaagggatatataaatacatttgatttgatgattgttTATCAGATAGGCAAGGTAAGAGTGAGTGCTGAAAGAGCAATGGGCTTGATTCGAACGCATGCTGGCAGCGCCATATCAATTCTAGAGGAAGCAGCTCAGAACGCTAAACCATAATTTGTTCTAATTTAAAAGATAATCATGTGACCACTACTGACCCTCTTTACAACTAAGGAGTGTAGTTGCTGTTCAGAAACAGTATGATGTTGATATTCTCTGGCTCCAGGCAACTTCGTCTGCTGTAGAACATTTTATCTGTCTCATGGAAAGCCCTATCCAATGGGATCGCTGTAGAAACCACACCAAGGTTTCTAAGGGCTACCCTGCTCAGATCCTTGAATTTCACAGATCCTTCAAATCTCCACCATGCTAGTGGGTTTTCCTTCTCTGGAATTGAGCTGTGTTCACTGTACTGTTTCAGCAGTTGAACTAAGTTCGGTACATCGGATGAAACTATCAGTGGAGATGAAATCGCTTTGAGATCTTTAAGCAATTTAGTTAGAAAGTGATTAGCACTTTCACTGTCGTTGACATTCAGTATGAGGTTTTTGAACCTTGGGTCCAGGGCTGTGGTAAGGACTAGTCGTTGGCTCTTCTTCAAATCACCAAAATGAATTTTGCATTGCTTGGCTAAGTGATTAGCTACATCGTTTCCCCTCTGTTCTTTGCTGATTTTGGTCTGAAGTTCTTCGACCAGAGGAATGCTGTTGGAGAGGAGGTAGTACTGCCGATTATTAGAGATGTCTTTACATCTCTGTGACATCTCCTCTGTCACATCTTTGAAAGGCTGAAGGGCTGCTACCGCACTGGAGGCTTTAGTTATGTCAGATCCATTAAGACAGAGGTCGAACTCTTGCCTTTGGCTAAGCACCGTGTTGATAGCCATGTATTGCTCAGCAAGTCTCTTCAGCATGTGGAAGCAAGAGAACCATCCATCACCAACAGACTGGATCAGGCCATGATGAGGCAACTGTTGTTGGATTTGAGCCTCTTTTAGCTTTTTCTCAGCTTCTATGTCGTTGTGGAAGAACCTCACAATCTTCTGACACTTCCTCAGCATTGCCTCAAGAACAGGATCCTCCATCAATGTATCTTTGAACACCAGGTTTAAAGTGTGGGCAAAGCAAGGAATGTGTGTCCATCCATTTCTAGAAATATCTTCTCTCATGGATCCATCTATGTTTGTCACCATGGTGTGAATCTTTTCTTTTATTCCCCAGTCGTTTGCAATTCCTAACAGTTGTTTTACGATGTCGACTGACGTATCTTCACCCAGGACTTTAGTTGTTTCCAATACGTAGGAATTGAGGTTCCATTCTCTGTCGATGACATGGCAAGTCACTGTCAGATAAGACTCTTCTGCTCTTGCAACCCACAGTTCAGCTGCTAAGACAATGTCATGAGCCAAGGCAAGGGATTCTTCTGCCTTGTCTTATTGTACATTCTGAGAAGGTCTTTTCGAATAGAAAATGTCTCCTTTGGAATGAGGGTGCCAGGTTGTTTTATGGCATCCACAAATGCCTGGAAACCAGCATCTTCTACAATGGACAGTGGTTGCAAGAGGGAGACAATTATGTTTGACAGGTGCCTTTTGGGTGCGAATATTCCTTGAGTGCCAGCTGTGTCAAATAGGACATTATAAGTCAAGATCATCATACATTTATCACGTTATATAATTATCTCTAACATAATCAGAAATATTTATGATTGCCGTTTTTCTAAATCAGTACTACACAGACATAGTTTAACACAATTATTTTAAAACAAAGACAGATTATAGTCAGCATAGTATTGTATATTCGTAAACTTCCTTCTCTCTAATGTGTGTGCACTGTGTTTGTTCATGGAGTACACACTGAATTAAGCATTAAATACAAAGACTGGTTACCGTTTTGTCTGATTCCTTGAGGTCTAGGGAACTGGTGAACAGACAGGTCTTCAAGGTTTCCCCTGTTCCTGGTGTTAGGCCTGTTAGTATATCCCCTCCCTGCAATCAAGCGACAATTCAGTAGACAAAACCAGAATTAGTCAAATAGGATAAAGTAAGATCCTCATATATCACGTTATGCAAATATCTTCAACCTACTCTAAAACGTGAATGACTGTCTATTTCTAAACCATATAACGGTAGTTAGATTTCACCACCTTTGAATCGGCAAAAAACACAGTTGTATGCAGTATTTTTATTCATATGTATTTTTTAAGAAATATTAAAACACAATTTGAGGAACAATTATATTCATTGTTGTATTGATATGATAATACATTGCAATATTACATCGAAATTAAATATATATCCTCGCCGTCCCGTCATACTTCTCTTAAATTCGTATGTAGTGTTCGTTGAGTGAATGTCTGAATTAAGCATGAAATACAAATAGTAGTAGAAAGACTAGTCACCATTTGGTCTCTAATCCTTCGTGGTCTAGTGTCCTGATGAACAGGACAGTGCTTCACGGTTTCCCCTGTTCCTGGTATAAGGACTACCAGTAAAGCCCCTACCTGAAATCAAATGACAAGACAGTTGATACAACTTGTACTTGTGCAAGTTATGCATCCTACAATGTTACAATCTTACATGCACATTATGCCTGCATTTCACGGTGCCAgcattgcaaaatacatttacagATACATGTTATTCAGTAACTTCCCCCAAACTACCCATGCGCATCAATGAGCTTCTGcatagccaggcgctaaaatggAACTTGTTTTTAATTTTGGCACTTGACTCGCTGCAAGTCCCGCATCTCCCATCTCTTCATTggttttaggagcatatacccacgtgggtgattgaaagctGAACTGAAACTAACTAGGATTACCCTTTCATCTGTGGATGAATGATTTTGTATGAGTCAGGATTGGTCAAAAGTCTACAAAGATCCAGGGAAAAAAGGACCATGTGGATTTCATGGAAAATAaaaacccaatgtttatatcccaggacaaattagctagcaacagcaagctagctagctaaatgtccatgaatgtttcaAGTGTCTTGAATCTGTCCCCAAATGAATCTAGTCAGTTCATAGTTCATTTAgatatttcaacctgcatgtCCCAATCACATCTGGTGTGGATGGACGAAATCAACATGCGTACGATGGCGCACACGGGTGCTCGGTGGAGTCCGTGTATAAAAATCTAATGAAACTAAATTAAATATTGCTTCATTTGTTTGCATTGAACATGTCAGGAATAAAACGTTTGTTAGAGGTTTGAGGCTATGTATTTTATGGCATAATCTACAATGATCTGGAGATAGTTAAGGGGATAGTGCTTACCAGAATGTCTTGCTCTTTGAGACATATCTTCTGAAAATGTGTCACTTTCCTTCCTGACCTTTCCTCCTTTTGCAGCATATCGGAAACACATAGACAAAGATATTACTTCCATCCTgggtttaaaaaatgtaaattccTGTTTCAAAATTGTTTGCAAGAACATTACTGTTTTGCTTATTATGTTATTCTTGTAAAGTGAATATCAGGAAAGGCTGAATCAAATTCAGTAACCTACTTGAATAGTGTCCTCTCCGTATGTTACTCCTCGCTCCTGTTTGAACAACGTGTTAGTACTATTGGAGACAGGTGAGGTGTACCAATCCACTGGGTGTGGCTGTTGCAGTTTTCAGTGAAACAAAAGTCAAATGCCATCTTTTGCCCTCCCACAAGGTTTATTCCTATGGAAATCCTATATTAgtccttaaagggatagttaggattttggcaatgaatcCGTGCTTCTCCAGAAGCAGATGAACTTGTGAATACAATTTGTATGTCTCTGAGTCTGTTCCTAACTAGCTTTAGCGCAATTAAtggaagtctatgggaacagctaACATGCTCGCAAAACTTCCTTCGAACGCAGAGACATatcgaactatccctttaatttaTCACGGTCATAGTAGGATCATATCCTGTTTCACCTGAAACTACTTTcttgcaatgcaggaaatgttaaaatgtgtagttttattttaggtttaaaaaggcttctgaatgTTGTAATTTCCAACTTGTAATGTCAATGTGTTAACACCgaaaaaaaatgtccattaattttAATCCACATAGTTCCCATTTCCTCTTGctgtaggattattttcctgctgtagcaaactggctcaaatgaagatcctacttCTGTACACCAATGGGTAGTTCCTCACTCACCTCTCATTCTGACAAATTACAAAGATTTCAGTTCAAAGTGCAAggtaatcatttatttattatatcaattattatattgtgttattgactgtacgtttaattatgtgtaactctgtgtcgcactgctttgctttatgttggccaggtcgcagttgtaaatgagaacttgttctcaactggcctatctggttaaataaaggtgttctcaactggcctacctggttaaataaagttgttctcaattggtctacctggttaaataaaggtgttctcaactggcctacctggttaaataaaggtgttctcaactggcctacctggttaaataaaggtgaaataaatataaataaaacatatttcattttttttgcatATTTAACACAACCCAATCACACAGTACACAAAACTATACACACAACCAAAGGGAAACAGCaaataaaatagaaaaacaaTAACCAACAAGACAAACATACAtagcaaaaatattttttttaaattatacctAAATCAGATGGATACACACCGTATGGAAACTTAAGGCCAGAATTCAATATGATCGCTGGTCCAAGACAATGCagcttttaaaggcaatgttcagAAATTGCTTTAAAAGCCGCATTGTCATCAACCCCTGATCAGATTGAATGCCAGCCTAACACTGTCAGTTTGAGATTCTGttgatgtgtccttgagcaatgcacttaacgccaattgctcctgtaaattgctctgaAATAGAGCATCTgcatcagtatcagaaagtacCCCATGCTTATTACAATGCTGGACAAAACCATCAGATATTTTATCTCCCTATTCTACCACCCTCATTTTAGTTGATACCATTAGAGGGAGCTCATGGTTTGCTGTATAGCTTTCTCATTCAGTACATGGTAGGAATCAGTCTCCTTGGCTTGGTGAAAGACTTGCAATACTGTAGAGTTAGTGTGACACAGCAACATgctacagtggttcttcctttaaaagttttGAGTTTATGTCGTGAACATTTGTGGTAGATGGTGGCAGATTGTGGTAAATTGCATCATTCTGTcaacaatggctgacacttaaataacgcgcccaatttttaagtttttgatttgttaaaaaagtttgaaatatccaataaatgtcattccacttgatgattgt is a genomic window containing:
- the LOC124037321 gene encoding zinc finger BED domain-containing protein 4-like, whose product is MVTNIDGSMREDISRNGWTHIPCFAHTLNLVFKDTLMEDPVLEAMLRKCQKIVRFFHNDIEAEKKLKEAQIQQQLPHHGLIQSVGDGWFSCFHMLKRLAEQYMAINTVLSQRQEFDLCLNGSDITKASSAVAALQPFKDVTEEMSQRCKDISNNRQYYLLSNSIPLVEELQTKISKEQRGNDVANHLAKQCKIHFGDLKKSQRLVLTTALDPRFKNLILNVNDSESANHFLTKLLKDLKAISSPLIVSSDVPNLVQLLKQYSEHSSIPEKENPLAWWRFEGSVKFKDLSRVALRNLGVVSTAIPLDRAFHETDKMFYSRRSCLEPENINIILFLNSNYTP